From the genome of Pseudomonadota bacterium, one region includes:
- a CDS encoding lactonase family protein, whose product MRNIAIIWIAVGLAAALGACSAGDAAMDDGMAADADADGDTDADSDADSDGDADGDADSDSDIDTDPEEEEEANYMVPEGSGRYVFIADEAHDAVAVVDSETLLIEIVEVGARPTQLVALGEANAAAVINLDSDEVSILRVDEDGAPGKTDIDIRPDTNAIVGSENGAFVIAYYDARFAEWSGPPGTDQEITVIETAAGAEQAYDMTVGMHPVRVQFNTDATRAFVVNEDGINVIALDSLEVVGIPPLVEMFDPVTVDPETWEIAIDPSGQTALGYYQNGADVMSAALDGADDVRTYTLHGPPTDLDISPDGTFGMFTLREEGEIALFDLPLPADPLVDPFTYVSVGELVCGVATIAPDGQTALLYTTTGGDEHDQRVLTSMTRTGSVWELSSVLLERKIETVTSSPNGDTAVAMHVQVASSAGEQPFAYTLVKLPELQLKFQQVPVEPGQLLLTPDGDYGFTLLRDDADALKETQIMNLQTFIVDALELGSPPTAAGYASGTNSVFIAQDHPAGRMTFIDLDDMSVQTVTGYTLN is encoded by the coding sequence TTGAGGAACATAGCCATTATCTGGATCGCGGTTGGGCTCGCCGCCGCGCTCGGCGCCTGCTCGGCCGGCGACGCCGCCATGGACGACGGCATGGCCGCGGACGCGGACGCGGACGGCGATACGGACGCCGACTCGGACGCCGACTCGGACGGCGACGCGGACGGCGACGCGGACTCGGACAGCGACATCGACACGGATCCCGAGGAGGAGGAGGAGGCGAACTACATGGTCCCCGAGGGGTCGGGGCGGTACGTGTTCATCGCCGACGAGGCGCACGACGCGGTGGCGGTCGTCGACTCCGAGACCCTGCTCATCGAGATCGTGGAGGTCGGCGCGCGCCCGACGCAGCTCGTGGCGCTCGGCGAGGCCAACGCGGCCGCGGTGATCAACCTCGATTCCGACGAGGTCTCGATCCTCCGGGTGGACGAAGACGGCGCGCCCGGGAAGACCGACATCGACATCCGGCCGGACACCAACGCGATCGTCGGCTCCGAGAACGGCGCGTTCGTCATCGCCTACTACGACGCCCGGTTCGCGGAGTGGTCCGGGCCGCCCGGCACGGATCAGGAGATCACGGTGATCGAGACCGCCGCGGGCGCGGAGCAGGCCTACGACATGACGGTCGGCATGCACCCGGTGCGCGTGCAGTTCAATACGGACGCGACCCGGGCGTTCGTCGTCAACGAGGACGGGATCAACGTCATCGCGCTCGACTCGCTCGAGGTCGTCGGCATCCCGCCGCTCGTGGAGATGTTCGACCCGGTGACCGTCGATCCGGAGACGTGGGAGATCGCCATCGACCCGAGCGGACAGACCGCGCTCGGGTACTACCAGAACGGCGCCGACGTCATGTCCGCGGCGCTCGACGGCGCGGACGACGTGCGCACCTACACGCTGCACGGCCCGCCGACCGACCTCGACATCTCGCCGGACGGCACGTTCGGCATGTTCACCCTCCGGGAGGAGGGCGAGATCGCGCTGTTCGACCTCCCGCTGCCCGCGGATCCGCTCGTCGATCCGTTCACCTACGTCTCGGTCGGGGAGCTCGTCTGCGGCGTGGCGACGATCGCGCCGGACGGCCAGACCGCGCTCCTGTACACGACGACCGGCGGCGACGAGCACGACCAGCGCGTCCTGACTTCGATGACGCGCACGGGATCGGTGTGGGAGCTGTCGTCGGTCCTGCTCGAGCGGAAGATCGAGACTGTGACCTCGAGCCCGAACGGCGACACGGCGGTCGCCATGCACGTGCAGGTCGCCTCCTCCGCCGGCGAGCAGCCGTTCGCCTACACGCTCGTCAAGCTGCCCGAGCTGCAGCTCAAGTTCCAGCAGGTCCCGGTCGAGCCCGGCCAGCTCCTGCTCACGCCGGACGGCGACTACGGCTTCACGCTGCTGCGGGACGACGCCGACGCGCTCAAGGAGACGCAGATCATGAACCTCCAGACCTTCATCGTGGACGCGCTCGAGCTCGGCTCGCCCCCCACGGCGGCGGGGTACGCCTCGGGGACGAACAGCGTGTTCATCGCCCAGGACCACCCGGCCGGGCGGATGACTTTCATCGACTTGGACGACATGTCGGTCCAGACCGTGACCGGCTATACGCTCAACTGA
- a CDS encoding phosphatase PAP2 family protein — MGLGRIGASALATALALALAPGARAEVAAEAEEVAAPESPFALRAEVDAPVLLSATAIWALPKLFQDVLAQGGCLPCDPDDVNAFDRTAIGFYDGGARIASHVGAVGLPVLAGLGSLLDVKPFGWSAALEDVVIVAESIAISGAVTGIVKNLAQRPRPYMYVEETAEEKGAARENYLSFYSGHTSTAFSAVVSFAYLFSVRRPDSPWRYAVWGIGIAAASAVGVCRVLSGAHFWTDVVTSAAVSSAIGLVTPVLHLRRRGARADGPEARATAGPGYASFYVRF; from the coding sequence ATGGGCCTGGGTCGCATCGGAGCTTCGGCGCTCGCTACCGCACTGGCGCTCGCGCTGGCGCCAGGAGCGCGCGCCGAGGTCGCGGCCGAGGCCGAGGAGGTCGCGGCGCCCGAGTCGCCGTTCGCGCTGCGCGCCGAGGTCGACGCGCCGGTCCTCCTGTCGGCGACCGCGATCTGGGCGCTGCCGAAGCTGTTCCAGGACGTGCTCGCGCAGGGCGGCTGCCTCCCGTGCGATCCCGACGACGTCAACGCGTTCGACAGGACGGCCATCGGCTTCTACGACGGCGGCGCGCGCATCGCCTCCCACGTGGGCGCCGTCGGGCTGCCGGTGCTCGCCGGGCTCGGGTCGCTCCTCGACGTGAAGCCGTTCGGCTGGTCGGCCGCGCTCGAGGACGTCGTGATCGTGGCCGAGTCGATCGCCATCTCCGGCGCCGTGACCGGGATCGTGAAGAACCTGGCCCAGAGGCCGCGCCCATACATGTACGTCGAGGAAACGGCCGAGGAGAAGGGCGCCGCACGGGAGAACTACCTCTCGTTCTACTCCGGGCACACCTCCACCGCGTTCTCGGCGGTCGTGTCGTTCGCGTACCTCTTCTCGGTGCGGCGCCCGGACAGCCCGTGGCGGTACGCGGTGTGGGGGATCGGGATCGCCGCGGCCTCCGCGGTCGGGGTGTGCCGCGTGCTCTCGGGCGCGCACTTCTGGACCGACGTCGTCACGAGCGCTGCGGTGAGCAGCGCGATCGGGCTCGTCACGCCGGTCTTGCACCTGCGCCGGAGAGGGGCGCGCGCGGACGGCCCCGAGGCCCGTGCGACGGCGGGCCCCGGGTACGCTTCTTTCTATGTCCGGTTCTAG
- a CDS encoding sodium:proton antiporter, translating to MIFRKPIFSVVALAASLLVPGAALAAGGIAAGPAEAIPVPSAWAVLPFAAYLLIIALFPLFVGRFWEKNRNKLLVAIAASLPAAAYLLLGHPNGAEWLVHSGVEYASFIALLGALFAISGGIHLKGSLAGTPLVNTALLAVGAVLASFIGTTGASMLLIRPLLRANESRQRKTHLVIFFIFIVANGGGMLTPLGDPPLFLGFLRGVPFLFTFRLFLPWALVNGALLVLANLWDQAVLNKEERERPGSQLEAVQEVKEPLRIAGGINLLWLLGVIAVNYTMGTYGSAMTDSAAIRTALQIGGMLAMAGLSLWLTPRTVREANRFTWGPMAEVAAIFVGIFVTMVPALKLLELRGGELGLTEAWQFFWATGGLSSFLDNAPTYLTFSSLAVGVVNGAHPEAGLVAENLGGLLRYPEGVLYLTAISCGAVFMGANSYIGNGPNFMVKAIAEEGKIKMPGFFGYMAWGAAILIPLFIVVTFAFFV from the coding sequence ATGATTTTCCGCAAGCCGATCTTCTCCGTCGTCGCCCTGGCGGCCTCGCTCCTCGTCCCGGGCGCCGCGCTCGCGGCCGGCGGCATTGCGGCCGGTCCAGCCGAGGCGATCCCGGTGCCGTCGGCCTGGGCGGTGCTGCCGTTCGCCGCGTACCTGCTGATCATCGCGCTCTTCCCCCTCTTCGTCGGCCGCTTCTGGGAGAAGAACCGGAACAAGCTCCTCGTGGCGATCGCCGCGAGCCTGCCCGCAGCGGCCTACCTGCTCCTCGGCCACCCGAACGGCGCCGAGTGGCTCGTGCACAGCGGCGTGGAGTACGCGTCGTTCATCGCGCTCCTCGGCGCGCTGTTCGCCATCTCGGGCGGGATCCACCTGAAGGGCTCGCTCGCCGGGACGCCGCTCGTCAACACCGCCCTCCTGGCGGTCGGCGCGGTGCTCGCGAGCTTCATCGGCACGACCGGCGCGTCGATGCTGCTCATCCGGCCGCTCCTGCGCGCGAACGAGAGCCGGCAGCGCAAGACGCACCTCGTGATCTTCTTCATCTTCATCGTCGCCAACGGCGGCGGCATGCTCACCCCGCTCGGCGACCCGCCGCTGTTCCTGGGGTTCCTGCGCGGCGTGCCGTTCCTCTTCACGTTCCGCCTGTTCCTGCCCTGGGCGCTCGTCAACGGCGCCCTCCTCGTCCTCGCCAACCTCTGGGATCAGGCCGTCCTCAACAAGGAGGAGCGGGAGCGCCCCGGCTCGCAGCTCGAGGCGGTGCAGGAGGTGAAGGAGCCGCTCCGCATCGCGGGCGGGATCAACCTGCTGTGGCTGCTCGGCGTCATCGCGGTGAACTACACGATGGGGACGTACGGCTCCGCCATGACGGACAGCGCCGCGATCCGGACCGCGCTCCAGATAGGCGGGATGCTCGCGATGGCGGGGCTGTCGCTCTGGCTCACGCCCCGCACGGTGCGCGAGGCCAACCGCTTCACCTGGGGGCCGATGGCCGAGGTCGCGGCCATCTTCGTCGGGATCTTCGTGACCATGGTCCCGGCGCTGAAGCTGCTCGAGCTGCGCGGCGGCGAGCTCGGCCTGACCGAGGCGTGGCAGTTCTTCTGGGCCACGGGCGGGCTCTCGAGCTTCCTGGACAACGCGCCCACCTACCTGACGTTCTCCTCGCTCGCGGTCGGCGTGGTCAACGGCGCCCACCCGGAGGCCGGCCTCGTGGCCGAGAACCTCGGCGGGCTGCTGCGGTACCCCGAGGGCGTGCTCTACCTCACGGCGATCTCGTGCGGCGCGGTGTTCATGGGCGCGAACAGCTACATCGGCAACGGGCCCAACTTCATGGTCAAGGCGATCGCCGAGGAGGGCAAGATCAAGATGCCCGGCTTCTTCGGGTACATGGCCTGGGGGGCGGCGATCCTGATCCCGCTGTTCATCGTCGTGACGTTCGCGTTCTTCGTGTGA
- a CDS encoding tetratricopeptide repeat protein: MLQPRTAPVCLAAAAALAAACGPGVKMPAVNEPLDSAAWTECAGDAEQRESVAMIDDLTLDAQRLVCRAVTLAAAGKTDEALDLLTEAGVRDKKDHRPHYLAGRILADAGRYEEALTAFQKSAERYPSMEVPTERFGRQVRERDGDAAALSFVTKADGRGLCPYGCQGLRAELHHAAGEDAKAKEIYEKMVKADPAEPAGHVGLASLANAAGDYLAESELLTRATEAAGFKELGPEAQANVHYSHAFSRYNARKYKGAVKSIDRAIELKGDRADWWMLSGWIHLKLEDPAVALVKFEKAAALDAELAAAHAGRGDAMLALGRTQDAIVAYQRAKGLDAGNAVIVLKLAKAKAKAGAADEAKALFDEAVALDKEHLPADLLKEVSALVNAPSGS, from the coding sequence ATGCTTCAACCACGAACCGCGCCGGTCTGCCTCGCGGCGGCCGCCGCGCTCGCCGCCGCCTGCGGGCCGGGCGTCAAGATGCCGGCGGTCAACGAGCCGCTCGACAGCGCCGCGTGGACCGAGTGCGCGGGCGACGCCGAGCAGCGCGAGTCGGTCGCGATGATCGACGATCTCACGCTGGACGCGCAGCGGCTCGTCTGCCGCGCGGTCACGCTCGCCGCGGCCGGCAAGACGGACGAGGCGCTCGATCTGCTCACCGAGGCGGGCGTCCGCGACAAGAAGGACCACCGGCCCCACTACCTCGCGGGACGGATCCTCGCCGACGCCGGGAGGTACGAGGAGGCGCTCACCGCTTTCCAGAAGTCCGCGGAGCGCTACCCGTCCATGGAGGTGCCGACCGAGCGGTTCGGGCGGCAGGTGCGGGAGCGCGACGGCGACGCCGCGGCGCTGTCGTTCGTGACCAAGGCCGACGGCCGGGGCCTGTGCCCGTACGGCTGCCAGGGGCTGCGCGCCGAGCTCCACCACGCGGCGGGCGAGGACGCGAAGGCCAAGGAGATCTACGAGAAGATGGTGAAGGCCGATCCGGCCGAGCCGGCGGGGCACGTCGGGCTCGCCTCGCTCGCGAACGCGGCCGGCGACTACCTCGCGGAGTCGGAGCTGCTCACCCGGGCGACGGAAGCGGCGGGCTTCAAGGAGCTCGGCCCCGAGGCCCAGGCGAACGTCCACTACAGCCACGCGTTCTCGCGGTACAACGCGCGGAAGTACAAGGGCGCGGTGAAGTCGATCGACCGCGCGATCGAGCTCAAGGGCGACCGCGCGGACTGGTGGATGCTCTCGGGCTGGATCCATCTCAAGCTCGAGGATCCGGCGGTCGCGCTCGTCAAGTTCGAGAAGGCCGCGGCGCTCGACGCGGAGCTCGCGGCGGCGCACGCCGGGCGCGGCGACGCCATGCTCGCTCTCGGCCGCACGCAGGACGCGATCGTCGCCTACCAGCGCGCGAAGGGGCTCGACGCGGGCAACGCGGTGATCGTCCTCAAGCTCGCGAAGGCGAAGGCCAAGGCCGGCGCGGCGGACGAGGCGAAGGCGCTCTTCGACGAGGCGGTCGCGCTCGACAAGGAGCACCTGCCCGCGGATCTCCTCAAGGAGGTCTCGGCGCTCGTCAACGCACCATCCGGCAGCTGA
- a CDS encoding trypsin-like serine protease: protein MRTRWIFVSFLLAAGVSAACDEGTLETYTPVRQHGIVNGETEEGFPSTVALGADFGGPTAMCTGNLLTPRVIISAAHCGDGIPIEMIQSLGVAFFGTYVASADAAIGFDNLVIHPDYVELDNTIGELGQFDLSIFVLKEDAPVEPTWFNRVAITDEDIEAELKSVGFGITGPDNDDSGTKRSATLLLAEYDDNFLISKNFYNPNNANICSGDSGGPQFFFRDGFWVEGAVHSWGDQYCAVESGSTRVDIATEWILDQIEDVHGSRDVCEINGWYDDGVCHPFCDEADPDCVPDAGPEDDGGVTADAGADAGDDSGLTGGCGCSISQRSSSGLLSALLFSLIAGLILVRRRRRR, encoded by the coding sequence ATGCGCACACGGTGGATCTTCGTTTCGTTTCTGCTCGCCGCCGGGGTCTCGGCGGCGTGCGACGAGGGGACGCTCGAGACCTACACCCCGGTCCGCCAGCACGGCATCGTGAACGGGGAGACCGAGGAGGGGTTCCCGTCGACGGTGGCGCTCGGGGCCGACTTCGGCGGCCCCACGGCGATGTGCACCGGCAACCTGCTCACGCCGCGGGTGATCATCTCCGCCGCGCACTGCGGCGACGGCATCCCGATCGAGATGATCCAGAGCCTCGGCGTCGCCTTCTTCGGCACCTACGTCGCCTCCGCGGACGCGGCGATCGGCTTCGACAACCTCGTCATCCACCCGGACTACGTGGAGCTCGACAACACGATCGGCGAGCTCGGCCAGTTCGACCTGAGCATCTTCGTGCTCAAGGAGGACGCCCCGGTCGAGCCCACCTGGTTCAACCGGGTGGCGATCACGGACGAGGACATCGAGGCGGAGCTCAAGTCCGTGGGCTTCGGGATCACCGGGCCGGACAACGACGACTCGGGCACCAAGCGCTCCGCGACGCTCCTGCTCGCCGAGTACGACGACAACTTCCTCATCAGCAAGAACTTCTACAACCCGAACAACGCGAACATCTGCAGCGGCGACTCGGGCGGGCCGCAGTTCTTCTTCAGGGACGGCTTCTGGGTCGAGGGTGCGGTCCACTCGTGGGGCGATCAGTACTGCGCGGTCGAGTCCGGCTCGACCCGCGTGGACATCGCGACCGAGTGGATCCTCGATCAGATCGAGGACGTGCACGGCTCGCGCGACGTCTGCGAGATCAACGGCTGGTACGACGACGGCGTGTGCCACCCGTTCTGCGACGAGGCCGATCCGGACTGCGTGCCGGACGCCGGCCCCGAGGACGACGGGGGCGTCACGGCGGACGCGGGCGCGGACGCGGGAGACGACTCGGGCCTGACCGGCGGCTGCGGCTGCTCGATCTCGCAGCGCTCCTCGTCCGGCCTGCTCTCCGCCCTCCTGTTCTCGCTGATCGCGGGGCTCATCCTCGTCCGCCGCCGCAGGCGCCGCTAG
- a CDS encoding PEGA domain-containing protein: MIRALTILALAAAVLGCSREGEVPQAVAVAMTAPQEAADKEVLIATVPTDAKILLKGAEVGSTPMKLLIRDDTNVVIEKEGFVRQALMLTPKSDPNVVVTLVPAEGAAAEPATAEPDSQKPTTTKTTKKADKTGDKPKEDAIGEGGAAATETTPPPDPPPTATPPQAKTEYATMRQIKDALHAGKITKAEYSHWQGIIRQKRQAEYDATRKALEEKKITKADYEAKIRAIKLKYEG; this comes from the coding sequence ATGATCCGCGCTCTCACGATACTGGCGCTCGCCGCGGCGGTGCTCGGCTGCTCGCGCGAGGGCGAGGTCCCGCAGGCGGTCGCGGTCGCCATGACCGCACCCCAGGAGGCCGCCGACAAGGAGGTGCTGATCGCCACGGTGCCGACGGACGCGAAGATCCTCCTCAAGGGCGCCGAGGTGGGGAGCACGCCGATGAAGCTGCTCATCCGCGACGATACGAACGTCGTGATCGAGAAGGAGGGATTCGTCCGCCAGGCGCTCATGCTCACGCCGAAGAGCGATCCCAACGTCGTCGTGACGCTCGTCCCCGCCGAGGGCGCCGCCGCCGAGCCGGCGACGGCCGAGCCGGATTCGCAGAAGCCGACGACGACCAAGACGACGAAGAAGGCGGACAAGACCGGCGACAAGCCCAAGGAGGACGCGATCGGCGAGGGCGGCGCCGCCGCGACCGAGACCACCCCGCCGCCGGACCCGCCGCCCACCGCGACCCCGCCGCAGGCCAAGACCGAGTACGCGACGATGCGCCAAATCAAGGACGCGCTGCACGCGGGCAAGATCACGAAGGCGGAGTACTCCCACTGGCAGGGGATCATCCGCCAGAAGCGGCAGGCCGAGTACGACGCGACCAGGAAGGCGCTCGAGGAGAAGAAGATCACCAAGGCCGACTACGAAGCGAAGATCCGGGCGATCAAGCTCAAGTACGAAGGCTGA